Below is a window of Terriglobales bacterium DNA.
TTCGACCGCAGCGCCCAGCTCCCCACCGGCGGGCACCTCGACCAGGCCGACGGCACGGCGTGGATGGCCTTCTACTGCCAGAACATGCTGGAGATCGCGCTGATCCTCACGGAACACGATCCCATGTACCAGGAGATCGCCTTCCGCTTCATGGAGCATTTTCTCTGGATCACCTACGCCATGGACCGGATCGGGGAGAACCACGACGAGATGTGGGACACCAAGGAAGGATTCTTCTACGACCTCCTGCACTTCCCCGACGGCAACGCCATGCGCCTGAAGGTGCGCTCCCTGGTGGGGCTGCTGCCGCTGTGCGCCTCCACCGTCTTCGAGCGCTCGATCGTGCAGCACAATCCCAGGATCGCGGAACTCGTCGAGGTCTTCCGGAAACGCTATCCGGAACTGCTGTCGCATATCGCCCCGGCCGACGGCAGCTTTGTGGGCTACAAGAACCGCCGGCTGGCCTCGGTCTGCAACCGAGAGAAGATCGAGAAGATCCTGCGCTACATGCTGGATGAGAGCGAGTTCCTGGGCCCGCACGGCATCCGCTCGCTCTCCCGCTACCACCTGCAGCATCCCTTCGTCTTCCAGGTCGAGGGGCAGGAATACAAGGTGCAGTACCTGCCAGGGGAGTCCAACACGGGGATGTTCGGCGGCAACTCCAACTGGCGCGGGCCGGTGTGGATGCCGGTGAACGCCCTGCTGCTGCGCGCCCTGATCAACCTCTACCAGTTCTACGGCAACGACTTCAAGGTGGAATGCCCGACGGGCTCGGGGCGCTTCTTGACCCTGTTCGAGGTGGCCCAGGAGATCGCGCGCCGGCTGGCGAGCACCTTCCTGCGCGGAGCCGACGGCCGGCGGCCGGTCTACGGCAGAAGCAAGAGGTTCCAGGAGGACCCAAACTGGAACGACTACATCCTGTTCTATGAGTACTTCCACGGCGACACCGGCGAAGGAGTCGGGGCCAGCCACCAGACCGGATGGACGGGACTCATCGCGCGGGTGCTGGACCTGTTCGCGCGCCTGCAGCCGGCCGACGCTCTGGAGGTTTCCAAAGACGACCTCGCCGCGCACATGACCCGCGAGCAGGTGACGGGATAGCCCACGCGAGTACTCGACCGGTCCGAGCCGCCTCCCGGGCGGCGCGCCCCCACTAGGATTTTTGCCAGTTGGCCGGTATGCCTTCCCACTCCTAACCTGCAAGTGTGAGCGCCGGCCCTTGCGGGCAGCAGGCATTGGTGTGGGTCGCAGCGTCCGGCGGAGGACACCCCATGAACACGAAAAACACGGCCAACAAGCAGGGCACGGCGAGCAAGCCGAAGGTGACGGCGTTTCCCCAGCCGCCGGAATCCGAGCGCCTGGCACGGCTTCTCCGGCAGTACGGCTGCGGCCCGGTGCAGTTCTCGGGCGAGGCCAACGCCCTCTACGAGCGCCACCTGCTCTTCGACAACGTGGTGGACGTGAAGGCGGCGGGCGCGCGCGAGCGCTACGAGGCCTGCGCCCGCTCCCTGCGCGACCTCCTCTCGCAGCGCTGGCTGCTCACCGAGAGCACCTACCGGCAGAAGAACGCCAAGCGGGTCTACTACCTTTCCATGGAGTTCCTCCTCGGGCGCTCGCTGGCCAACAACCTCACCAACCTGCTGCTCGATCCCATCGTCAAGCAGGCCATCAGGCAGAAGAACCTGGACTGGCTGGAGGTGGTCGAGCAGGAGCCCGAAGCCGGCCTGGGCAACGGCGGCCTGGGGCGCCTGGCCGCCTGCTTCCTCGACTCCATGGCCACGCTCGCCATCCCCGCCATGGGCTACGGCCTGCGCTATGAGTACGGCATCTTCCATCAGGCCATCCAGGACGGATGGCAGCAGGAGCGGCCGGACCACTGGCTCCTCCATCCCGATCCCTGGGAGGTGAGGCGCCTGGACGAGCAGGTGGAGATCAAACTGAACTGCTCCTTCGAATTGCACGGCGGAAGCCTGCGCGTGGTCTCGGCGCGCCCTTCGAGCGTGCTCGGCATCCCCTTCGACCGCCCGGTGGTGGGCTACGGCGGCAAGACCATCAACACGCTGCGGCTGTGGGCGGCGGCGGCCCCCGACTTCTTCGACTTCCAGGAGTTCTCGAGCGGCGACTTCGTGGCTGCCATGACCGAGAGCCTGGCCGCCGACTCCGTCACCCGCGTGCTCTATCCCGACGACTCCACCAGCATGGGGCAGGGCCTGCGCTTCCTGCAGGAGTACTTCCTGGTCGCCTGCTCGCTGGCCGACCTGGTGCGCCGTTTCCGCCGCGCCGGCAACGATTGGGAGGCGCTGCCGGAGAAGGTGGCCATCCAGCTCAACGACACCCATCCCACCCTGGCCGTGCCCGAATTGATGCGCCTCCTGCTGGACGAGGCGCAACTGGGCTGGGAGCAGGCCTGGGAGCTCACCCGCAGGACCCTGGCCTACACCAACCACACTCTGCTGCCCGAGGCCCTGGAGAAGTGGCCCCTGGCCTGGTTCGAGCTGATGCTGCCGCGCCACCTGGAGATCATCTTCGAGATCAACCGGCGGCTGCTCGATGAGGTCCGGCAGCGCTTTCCCGGCGACGACGAGAAGGTGTCGCGCGTGAGCCTGGTCGAGGAGAGCGCGCCGCGCAAGGTGCGCATGGCCAACCTGGCCATCGTGGGATCGCACAGCACCAACGGCGTGGCCGAGATCCACTCTCACCTGCTGCGCTCCATGACCGTCCACGACCTGGCCGAGATGTACCCGGAGCGCTTCAACAACAAGACCAACGGGGTGACCCCGCGGCGCTGGCTGCTGCTGGCCAATCCGGCGCTCTCCCGCGTCATCACCGACGGCATCGGCGAGGGCTGGATCCGCGACCTGGCGCAGCTCGCCCGCCTCAAGCCCCTGGCCGAGGACAAGGTCTTCCGCGCCGCCTTCCTCAAGGCCAAGCACGACGCCAAGCGGCAGTTCGCCGCCTGGCTGCAAGCCACCTCCGGCCTTGCCGTGGATCCCGACAGCATCTTCGACTGCCAGATCAAGCGCATCCACGAGTACAAGCGGCAACTGCTGAACGCGCTGCGCATCGTGGTGTGGTACAACCGGCTGCGGCAGGACCCCAGCCTCGCGGTCGAGCCGCGCACCTTCTTCTTCGCCGGCAAGGCCGCGCCCGCCTATCGCCTGGCCAAGCTCATCATCAA
It encodes the following:
- a CDS encoding glycogen/starch/alpha-glucan phosphorylase, which translates into the protein MNTKNTANKQGTASKPKVTAFPQPPESERLARLLRQYGCGPVQFSGEANALYERHLLFDNVVDVKAAGARERYEACARSLRDLLSQRWLLTESTYRQKNAKRVYYLSMEFLLGRSLANNLTNLLLDPIVKQAIRQKNLDWLEVVEQEPEAGLGNGGLGRLAACFLDSMATLAIPAMGYGLRYEYGIFHQAIQDGWQQERPDHWLLHPDPWEVRRLDEQVEIKLNCSFELHGGSLRVVSARPSSVLGIPFDRPVVGYGGKTINTLRLWAAAAPDFFDFQEFSSGDFVAAMTESLAADSVTRVLYPDDSTSMGQGLRFLQEYFLVACSLADLVRRFRRAGNDWEALPEKVAIQLNDTHPTLAVPELMRLLLDEAQLGWEQAWELTRRTLAYTNHTLLPEALEKWPLAWFELMLPRHLEIIFEINRRLLDEVRQRFPGDDEKVSRVSLVEESAPRKVRMANLAIVGSHSTNGVAEIHSHLLRSMTVHDLAEMYPERFNNKTNGVTPRRWLLLANPALSRVITDGIGEGWIRDLAQLARLKPLAEDKVFRAAFLKAKHDAKRQFAAWLQATSGLAVDPDSIFDCQIKRIHEYKRQLLNALRIVVWYNRLRQDPSLAVEPRTFFFAGKAAPAYRLAKLIIKLIHNLAGTLESDPATRGRLQVLFLPDYCVSLAERLIPASDVSNQISTAGYEASGTSNMKFMMNGALTLGTRDGATIEMAEEAGEENLFLFGLTAEQVAGSRAWYSPRWHYEREPETRAALDLIFSDHFNRNEPGVFEPLRPVLLEQDFYMHLADLAFYLEADQRLCELYADPDAWARTAILNVAASGKFSSDRTIAEYATEIWKVKPCPVP